CGTGCCAACCTCAAATGGGCAGGAACGTTGCTGGGGCTCCGCCACAACAAAGCACCATCATTTAGTCTGATACACAGATGGCCGGATAAGATAAAGCATGCAGGGACATTGGCAAAGATGCATGCAAAATTAGGCACGAGCAGACGTGTGCCCGGCCTAATAAGTGTACATGCCAGGCCCAAACAAAGTGCCCTCAAGTCAGGCCAAATGATGCAGGCCATGGGCCGCGCAGGCTGTAGGGCATATGGGGCGCACAGGCCACGGGCGCATGCGGCTGCAGGGCACACAGAGCATGCGGATTATGAGGCACGAGCGTGTAGGGCACACAGACCATGGGATGCATAGACCACAGGGCACACAGGCCGCAAAGGTATGAGCGCAAAGCCACATGACGTGCAAGTCTGCGGGGCATTTAGGCCATGGGTGCAAGGTCGTGGGGCACATAGGCCGTGAGCACAAGACCATGGGACGCACAGGCTATAGGTGCAAAGACGCAGGGCGCATAGGCCGTAGGGCGTGCAGGTGCACAGGGCATACGGGGTGCACAGACACTTGATCGAATGCACAAGTGCTAGCAGTGGGACGCATGGATGCACACTGCTGGATGTGCAATGGGACATGTGGCCAAGAGTGCAACGGGATGCATGGGTGCATGCTGCAGGACTTATGGGCACATACAGTAGGATGCGCGACCTAGCATGTAGTGGGATGTGCAGGCATGAACCGCAGGATGTACGGCCAAAAGAAGCCATAGGATGCGGGACCTAGGAGACGGGACTCGAGTCCCAGTGCTGGATCATTTTCAATAGTTCCAAACTCCTTGGAGGAATTGTCCAAACTTTCTGGAATAGTTAGCCATGGTTGGCAGCAATTTTGGAGAGTTCCTAGCGATTGAGGGAGTTGTCCACCGCCTCTATATAATTTCAATGTATATTGACTCTGGGCAGCAAGCCTTGGGAGTGTGTCTTAGTGATATTTAGACACTTGGGTGGGTCTCTTGTATCCAAATTTCAAGGgaattgcaataaaagaaataTGTGGGATTTTTTAATGTGCCTTAAGTATTTGCCTTGGGTTGGCTGCTTGTTACAATCTGCTTGTTACAATCTTTGGGGTGGGGATAATGAGGAGGCTGAGTGGAAGGGATGTCTAGTGCTGCACAAGGCTGAGATTCTTGCAAAAATTTTGACTCAAGAATCGGCCCTATGACAGGTTTTATAATGGATATGACAAACTTTGAGAAGGTTGCAATTGCAGTGAGATTGTCTCTATAGAAAATAACTGGTGTTGGTAGCCCCAAGGAAAGTAGTAAATTCTTGTTAGACCTAATATTGTTTATGGATATCTATAGAAGTTTTTCCCAATGGCTTGAGGATTTTATTATCCATCTttatctttgatttttctctATGATGCTTGTTGCGGGAGATTTCTGACTTCGATCGAGATGACTGGAGATGGCTAGAGGTGACTGATGCGGCGTAACCTACAAAATAAGTTCTGACCAAAGTTAATTTCGATGGAGACTCTTCGATGTCCAAGTTAGAAAAATATAACAGAGGAAAAGGAGAGCGAGAGGGGTAGAGAGCATGTGTAATTATGTATCTAGATGATCCCTTTTTACCTCTATTTACAGAGAGATGAGAGCCAAAAGAGGAAAAACGACGAGAGACCATTTTGGCCTCTTTGTCCGCACCATCTAGGATGTCCGGATTTATGAAATACAAGTGTTGTTGTGGCATGTTATCCATCTGCGAGTTAAGTGGTTTACCTGGGCGTGATCTAGATAATCATTCCTTTCGGTTTGGGTTTTGGTGATAGACATCATCTTATCTGGCACGCAGTCGGCCACTCACAGGATGGTGGCTTGATTTGACACAGCCTCATCTAGCGCGCAGGCTGCCGCTAGAGAGGTATGTCCCATGTGAGGTGATGTAATTTGATGTGATGGGAGATGACTCTCTCAAATACGGTAGTTGCTGGAGAGGTATGGATCGGTCCGATCCATCCCATACCCCATTTTGGATCGTGGTtagaattttttcttctcctccctttccttcttctttgcATTGCTGCTATTTCAAAGACAATATTGAAGCCATGGAGCTCGACCACGAGGGCGAGTGATAGAGATCGTTCGAGCCCTCACAATTCGAAGGCAATGGAGATCGTTCGAGCCCTTATAGTTCGGAGGCAAAGGAGGTGGTGGGGTGTCGATTGGAGGTCCAAAGTCCAGAGATGCTGGAGGTCCGAAGTCCTCCCTTCTTCTCTCGCCGCCTTCAAGGCTCAAACTCCTCCACTCTCGAGAGCTTGGTCAAAAGTGGAGTCGGAGGCAACCGAGAGCGTAGTCAAGGTGAAGCTGAAGGTGGCTGAAAGCTCCGGTTGAGTGGAGCTGGAGGCGGCGAGAGTGCAGGTTGGCGAAGAGATGGCCGGGAGCATGCTAAGGGCAAAGAGATGGATAGGCCAGAGATACGGTTAGGataaaggtcggagatatttttaatttttttctcttttatttttttttcaaataaaagagATCGTAAACGGATCAAGCTCTATTTTTTTTAACCAAGTTACAAACAAATCAAGTTagataatctatttattaaatagaatatatttattttttaaaatttgatctatttaataaataaattgaatttaaatttaaaattttttaacccaaTCTGTTTATATCCAACCGGATCTGATTGCCACTTTTTGGCGTGGGAGATGGATTAGCTTGAAAGGGGTCCTGCACTCTTACGAATTATGGTCTGCGGTCTGCAGAACTTGGGAGAATTCGATGGCCAAGATGTCCAGAACAAAACGGAAATCCCAACTTTATTAAGGTCTACCGATCCAGGGTTCAGCTTTTGGATTTTTGCGGTATTCATTCAGCGAAGGATCCTGACCGTCGAATTTGGATCAAACATCCAGCTCAAACGTCGTAATCTAGGCGCCCTTGGTTTCGGCGGATCATTTGCCCAAGGTTTGCGGCACCGCCCGATCGCCGTACACGTGCAGGAGTCCACCGACAACGGACAGCTTCTGGAGAACGTAGCCGGGGCCCACGGACGCCGAAGTCCGCACTCTCGTCCCTTCCACTAATTATCCTGCCCTCCACCTTTGATCGAACTACGACATGGCCCTCGGCGCTTTAAAGGATGGAGGGATTATTTTACTGTTTGGTTTAGATTAATTTAAAACCGTAGGATCACTGATCAGCGTTTCGGCGCGTAAAAACAAAGTTAAGGGACAAGATGCTTTCGGTGGACTCCCTTGATTTGCGGTAAGAAGATGCCACGAGCACGTGCTCTCTCCATGCCGCTGCGTCGTTTGACTTGGATGAAATCATGTTAGTAGTATTTTAATCAACCAAATCCACTCGTTACCAATGTTTTAAGCCAATAACTTGGTGGTGCTGAATAAAAGCGTAAAAAAAAGGGCTTGAAGGCATCCCTCTGCATATGGAAAGTACCTTCTACCATGTGGGTTAAGATGGgtcaataaaaattatgatacatgAGAGTGAGATTGGTTCAATATTAGATTGCCACGTTAAAATATGTGCTATTTATCTATTCTGTTTGATTTTTATTGCGATCAATCTCCTCATCATTTGATCGTCGGAAGCGAGCACCTACAAAAGAAGTTTGCACTGACCAGAGGTGGCtgtgacggagaccctccgacggtcaagtcagagaggagattaggcaacagtagaaaagaatcaaggagctcagcgagagagagaatgagagagcGAGAGCTGGAGAGGAGGAATTCAGGGGTTTCGAAAGGAACCTCTTTCAACACTGTTGCTTTCtctgttttatagtagagcgcgacaTGATGCCGTCATTTATGGCGCAGATAAtgagagagttgtcaaatcgtcggagactgtcagagtcgccgtgggactgtcaagtcgccgtggaagtgtcaaatcactagggttgacccatgtcttAGGTGGGACAATATCCCAGGGCGGCTACTCCGCACGCTTTTGTCAGGATGGCAGTCCACAGCAGTCGTACGACATTCGGGGGAACCGACCGACTGTACGTCAGTGTCTCTGGTTGAGGAATGTCGGGTGAAATCTCAGGGACCCTCCGGCGGTCAATCGGGCGTGTTGCGGAGGTCGGATATCGAGCTCCGCAGTTCGGCCAGTCGAGAACGGAGAGGATCTGCTCGACCGACATATATTCGGTCGGACGGCATCGACAGTCGTCGgttggtgcggtcggtagagtcggatgcCGGTCAGACGGGtccgacggtgagtcggcgtgagagggaTCGATCGGCATATCCCAACAATTTCTGTGTGAGCCatcaattatttttaaatattgttaGCAAATTGAAATTTTAACATCTAAGACATACGTTAAGAACCATTTTTATCTAAAAAGTTTACTCAACAGTTGGGGACAAGCAGAAAATATTTGGGTACAGATATAATTTAACATATTTATCATATTTCTAAAATAACATGAACAATAAAATCAAAACAAATTAATTTTAATCTtttctaatatatatttaaaaatattatattattaaaaataataatattatatatatctatatatatatatttttatttatttatttatatatgtatgtatgtacgtacatacatacatacatacatatatatatatatatatatatatatatatatatatatatatatatatatatatatatatatatatatatatatatatatataatataatcactTGAACTATCTATCTGATGTACCATTCAGATTGATGTGGCGTATGAGGAATAAATAATACCAGACACCACCTGAAGTACCATCCCACTAATTACAGATTGTATTGAGAAAATACAATCTCGCTCTGATGTTTTTAATTTGTAATATGCATGTAAATAGTGCAAACATGAATAAATATGGATTGAtttgtttaaaaaataatttagaaaattatccaattaagaaaatattaaagtaatttaaattttttttaataatatccgaaacattaatatgatttttttttttttgtgaaatttaTGATCTCAGCACCAGTCATACGAACGGGTGGGGAATATGCCGTGAAAGAGAGTACTGTAGAGTAAATTTAGAGCTAATGGCACGTGATTGTAATAATATGGAAGGCTGAAGATTTTTAGTTACTGATTCCTTGCCGCACCTCCACCTCTCCAGTGACCAGCATCCGCTCCCCGCTACTTCAGTACTgcctccttctctctttctctctcttgtaCTCTTGTCCGCctccgcctctcctcctcctcctcctcccattATCCACACCGGATTTCCGCTATCCCGGATATCTGCGGGCCGGGGCAAGGAATAACCGTCACAATGCAGCACGTCTTATACCtcggcctcctcctcctcctcctcttctctggCTGCCTCCCCGTGTCCCGCGGGCACAACATCACCAAGATCCTCGCCGAGCACCCAGAGTTCTCGACGTTCAACCACTACCTCACCGCCACCCACCTCGCCGGCGAGATCAACCGCCGGAAGACCATCACCATCCTCGTCGTCAGCAACGCCGACATGGCCCCCCTCCTCGCCAAGCACCTCTCCCTCTACACTCTCAAGAACGTCCTCTCCCTCCACGTCCTCGTCGACTACTTCGGCGCCAAGAAGCTCCACCAGCTCAACGGTGGCGCCGCCGCCTCCTCCACCCTATTCCAGGCCACCGGCTCTGCCCAAGGCACCGCCGGCTTCGTCAACATCACCAATCACCGCGCCGGCCGCGTCTCCTTCGCCGCCGTGGACGCCGGCGGCGCCCCCCCGGTCAACTTCGTCAAGTCCATCAAGGAAATCTCCTACGACATCGCCGTCATCCAGATCAGCTCCGTCCTCTCCTCGCCGGAAGCCGAGGCCCCCACGCCCGCGCCCGCCCAGGTCAATCTCACCACCCTCATGTCCAAGAAGGGCTGCAAGACCTTCGCCGATCTCCTCGTCGCCACGGGCGACGCCGAGAAGACCTTCGAGAGCAACGTCGGCGGGGGATTGACGGTCTTCTGTCCGATCGACCAGGCCATGAAGGCGTTCATGCCCAAATTCAAGAACCTCACCGCCGACGGCAAGCTCTCGGTGCTCCTCTACCACGGGATACCGGTCTACAACTCGATCCAGATGCTCAAATCCAACAATGGCGTCGTCAATACCCTGGCGACGGACGGGAGCGCCAAGAACTACAATTTCACCGTCCAGAACGATGGCGAGGTGGTGACGCTGAAGACGAGGGTCACGGTGGCGACGATCACCGGGACGCTCATCGACGAGGACCCGCTGGCGGTGTACACCATCGACCAGGTGCTGGAGCCGCGGGAGCTCTTCAAGccggagaagaccagggcgccgGCGCCGGCGCCGACTCCGGTGGCGGAGGCGGAGGCGCCGACAAAATCGAAGAAGCGCCACCATGCTTCGCCGCCTGCGCCAGCGGGGCCCGCGGATGCGCCGGCGGCGGACAATGAGAAGGCCGCGGATGATGAGAGCGCCGCCGGCGGGGGGGCACGTGCCGGGCCGTGGATCGTGGCCGCGGCGGCGGTAGGCGCGGCGGTCGTTATGGTGGCTTAGAattttgtcttctttttttttttttttttccatagctTTTTATTCTCTTTGTTTTTGATTGGGAGGGAATAAGAGAGCGAACTGTCTCAGTTTATTTGCTTTATGGGTTATTTGTATCGTACTTTTTTAACAAATTTCTTGTTAGAGCTTAGCTGCTTGGGTTGTCAAAGACTTAAAatttatggtttttttttttttttggaagatctTTTGGCATTAAGAGTTGCAGTATTAAGGGTGCATGGTGTGTTTTGATGTTGTGGCCTTTTTGTTGGGTACTAAAACTTTGATGCTTTCAATTTTATAGAAAATGAGAAAATAtacatttatttaaaatatattgtgaAAAAAAAGGCTATgctcatatttaatttctaatgcattCAAAAAGGTCTATCATTTTAGGAAGGAAATTTGGTAAATTTTGGTCTCACTAAAGGTTTGTTGTAACAAATTAAGGATTTCCCTTTGTCATGTGAGATCCTGGTTCATTCAGATATAAATGAGAAAGGTGTAATAGTTGTGGATGCAGCTGGAAAGCCAACAAGAACTGACTCTGCTGTTTGGTTTGGGATTGATATGTGGCTCATTACTTAGTGGATGCACATGGTGGTGGGGTCCCATGGAGAGACAGACCCACATGCTTCTATTTTAGAAGCAACAATTCAAGTGAGTGGGCCCTGTTATGGAAGGGAGAGTCTCAGAGGCACTATTTGTACTATTTTTAGGGTGTGGGGATACATCAAATCTTCTTCCTTTTGGATGCAAATCTTTTTTACTTCGTCCATCTATTTGCTAGGGTTTTATGTTGTTCTACTTTTCTAAATATTCTGTCAACTTAATTAATGACTCCTGCAGTGATTTGTGTTCAAAGATTGCCAGAGTGATGGGTGCCAGGCATGCATAAAAGGTTCTCTGTCTGATAGTGGCATTACTCATGTTGTTGTAATATTGTTATAATCATGGTTAATAACATTGTTGATACTTGGTTGGTGACTTCAATGAACCCTATTGCATGGCCCATCTTTTTGCTACACTAGCAAATCTAATCTTTCAATGCTGCAAATTTTGACCAAATAGTACAAATTAATAGTACACATCTTTTATGATGCAAAAAAAGTGGTGCAAGCAGTTAATTATGAAACCATAATACCAAATACTAGCCAGGGTTTTGGAAAAATTATTGCAGCTAAGAAATAATATAATATGAGAAGGGTGAGCCATGTTTTGTTTGTCAACATCATCACGGACTTTGGGCATTATATTGTCTTTTATTGACAATGGTCCTATATTTTAGGGCATACTTCAGCAGTTTTGTCAAgattagctcaaatttaagttacAAAAAAGATAGAAACTTAGATCCCGCATGGCTAGTAATCCATCAAAGCAGGTGGAAATTTGTCTTTTGTTAAAAACATTGTTGAATGTTGTTCTATTATCTCTTTTCTACATTAAGATGTTTTACCGCATCTTGTGATTGATTAGTTTTTACATTGATGTGGACATGAATCAATTTAGAACTCAATCGATTACGAGATAAGTTAAagcatctttctttttatttttttatttttcccctGCTTTCGAAAAACAAAAACAAGAGATTCATATCCATCTATATTCCATTGTGGAACTTTTGGATGTTCCCCTTTGATCCTCCCCCACTTGGATTACATTCTTTTGTGAGATCATAGTGGTCCATTATCATTATGCCTTATATTCATTTCTTTATTTGGACATGCTCATTCACCAAATACTCTTGTACTCATCCTTTCATagggcaatttttttttaaaaaaatattttgaggaAATTCATGTGACAAGTAATAGTTTAGTTGTAAATAAAAAGTGACAAACTGGTAGTGCATGTAGTTGGAGGGCGGTTGAGTTGTTTGATCTGGATTTATTGGTGAGTTCAGGTGTTTGATGAACATGGGCGGtccagattgaagagattaattttATATGGAGGAACAACAAAAATAGACAACTCAACTTTTAATAGGTGAAGTCCCCACATTTATGTACTACTCTGCCGTATGGCGATGATCATAtcttcctctttttccttctttggaGGCAAATCTCTCTATAACTCCGTTCTTAATTACATCATTAACTATGTTTTTGGTAGGGTTTGTATATGTCTGACTGTATTTTTTCCTTATTGCTACTTGATGTGTCAGTATGTCAAGCGGTCATCGGAGACAACTACCTCAGACCCCATGAAGTATTGTACACTCTGGCTAGGTCCGGATGGGGAGCGTGCCCCATGGttcctgttatagcccaaaatcagcccaaccaagcccagcccagccaaaaaaaaaaaaaagagcaaccaggaagaagactcccgataggagtcttcttctccggcgaaacccatgaaaattaggactcctaggacccctcggagtcctagagttctctataagaagatcccttccccttgagaccgaagatcgacctcctccctctctctttctctccgtttttctcgatcgaaggctgcggacaccctttgatttctcgccgtgattaccgccgacgaggtctccggaggctgaggtaagttttcctcttcctcccctctttcttctccttccttcccgtgcatttgtgcgcggctgccggcgacgaaagtcgccgattttcggtcgggaaagacaccctgtttttgagctcttttccttgaattttccgacgccggcgatcggaattgatcgccggccaccctcctccgtgaccaGGGGAGTGAtttccgtcggccgccggcctccgccgcggcggccgtggcccaaacggtcggtcaaggccggagaacccccaccgtcccctgttcggcctggaaggaaccaaggaaaaaaaaaagaagaaaaagaaaagagaaagaaggaaaaagagaaaaagaaaaggaaagaaaaaaaagaagaaaaaaaaagaagaaaaagaaaaagaagaaaaagaaaagagaaagaaggaaaaagagaaaaagaaaaggaaagaaaaaaaagaagaaaaaaaaagaagaaaaagaaaagaagaaaaagaaaagaaaagaaaagaaaaaaaaataataataaaaataaataaatatatatatatatatatatatatatatttatatatatatataagtaagtaaataaataaataaataaataaataaataaaaattgaaattgatgagagagagagtttctctctcttctctctcttctttcagtctgaaccctgactttctctatctggaattggactttctctctctactttctctctttagaattttctctctctagcttgtttctctctcttgatgaatttctctctctaaagttattcctctaagaatagcgaagtggaaggcttcatctgatgattctgatcaagtttagagacgagtctgattttaagcgagattttaattttggaatttgttagatttaattttgaattaaattaatgtaaaaatataattttggataataggcacggaagaatctcctagaagttagtcgatctattcgttcagtgctccgtgaaaggtaagtaatgaatcatcttctcgagatattccatatttattctgaaaataaataattattctctgaaattatgcatgatttatggaattatgttttgaaagaaaagtgcttttgaaatattatggtatatcgatttatgcacatgtttagtgaaagattatgatatatatattgtggtactaagtgttttgatatagatcggatttatgctctcagcctaactatatttcagtgggccccgccaatggggattatacgttggtactttgtggaccctgccagtgggggttgtgcgctggtatttgtggaccctgccagtgggggttgtgcgctggtatttctggaccttgccagtgggggtgtgcgctggtattctgtggaccccgccaatgggggttaaacgttggtcatagtcgaggctgttgagttacgagtattttgaaatcgaatcggatttatgattatattatatgtgaatatttgaaattattggatttgcattaaatcagcatgaaatatatttttatgtttatttacaacattattcttgaaaattatataatatctgaaatatctggttgagatatttgttacttactgggctgtctagctcattatctttctttctattttttagattcagataattaattttgagcgtgggaagaaatattgggacagagcttttagaggcgagatttagcatagtcaacttcaattgaacttagatctattgttttaattgttttagtaaaattttattggatgtaagacatttgatttaattacttgaattacagttgaataataattatttgaatttattccgctgcgatgcattgatatcgtgatgagatgccttgcatgcttatggagagagt
Above is a genomic segment from Elaeis guineensis isolate ETL-2024a chromosome 1, EG11, whole genome shotgun sequence containing:
- the LOC105061057 gene encoding fasciclin-like arabinogalactan protein 2 translates to MQHVLYLGLLLLLLFSGCLPVSRGHNITKILAEHPEFSTFNHYLTATHLAGEINRRKTITILVVSNADMAPLLAKHLSLYTLKNVLSLHVLVDYFGAKKLHQLNGGAAASSTLFQATGSAQGTAGFVNITNHRAGRVSFAAVDAGGAPPVNFVKSIKEISYDIAVIQISSVLSSPEAEAPTPAPAQVNLTTLMSKKGCKTFADLLVATGDAEKTFESNVGGGLTVFCPIDQAMKAFMPKFKNLTADGKLSVLLYHGIPVYNSIQMLKSNNGVVNTLATDGSAKNYNFTVQNDGEVVTLKTRVTVATITGTLIDEDPLAVYTIDQVLEPRELFKPEKTRAPAPAPTPVAEAEAPTKSKKRHHASPPAPAGPADAPAADNEKAADDESAAGGGARAGPWIVAAAAVGAAVVMVA